A DNA window from Falco peregrinus isolate bFalPer1 chromosome 8, bFalPer1.pri, whole genome shotgun sequence contains the following coding sequences:
- the KCNMB1 gene encoding calcium-activated potassium channel subunit beta-1 has protein sequence MLGKKLVTAQKRGETRALCLGLGMVACSTMMYFFIGITIVPFYTKSVWTTESVCQVLKANIKDKALCPNSEGSEDGDTFPYPCLQVWVNLTASGQEVMLYQTEDTLERNPKCSYVPGKSENSKEVKARIEIIASNFKKYQTFPCYYDPGGTQTNVILSRLYPPKGLLFAFLWPTLMFTGGCLIIVLVKISQYFSVLSARQ, from the exons ATGTTGGGAAAAAAGTTGGTGACTGCACAGAAGCGAGGGGAGACAAGAGCCCTGTGCCTGGGACTGGGAATGGTTGCGTGCTCCACGATGATGTACTTTTTTATTGGGATCACCATTGTGCCATTCTACACTAAAAG tgTGTGGACAACAGAAAGTGTGTGCCAGGTACTCAAAGCCAACATCAAGGATAAAGCACTCTGCCCAAACAGCGAAGGCTCAGAGGATGGGGATACCTTTCCTTACCCCTGCCTGCAGGTGTGGGTAAATCTGACAGCCTCAGGACAAGAGGTGATGCTGTATCAGACTGAAGATACACTGGAAAGAAACCCTAAG TGTTCGTACGTCCCAGGCAAGTCGGAGAACTCTAAAGAAGTTAAAGCACGAATAGAAATAATTGCAAGCAATTTCAAAAAATACCAGACTTTCCCGTGCTACTATGACCCAGGAGGAACGCAGACCAATGTCATTTTAAGCAGACTTTATCCCCCAAAAGGcctcctttttgctttcctttggcCTACACTCATGTTTACAGGTGGATGCCTGATTATTGTTCTAGTAAAAATTagtcagtatttttctgttctttctgctcGGCAGTAG